The Coffea eugenioides isolate CCC68of chromosome 8, Ceug_1.0, whole genome shotgun sequence genome has a segment encoding these proteins:
- the LOC113780060 gene encoding disease resistance protein RPM1-like: MAESVVGFLIKQLSTFLSQESTLLGGFRPDVQYIKDELGSMKAFLRQAEAKEDNDSQLQEWVKQVREVAYDTEDVLDDFAFRFARGHAGGFIGRVGKIYNSIKNLKARHRISLEIKDIKDRVVEISAIRHQRYQSLYGNQERGSSSYNVANAEYDIRDQALLIEEAKLVGIDQPKKELISKILDGHSHLKVVSVVGMGGLGKTTLVKKVYDDAIVKKQFQSHAWITVSQNFHFNVIIKDLIQQLYEEIRQPVPPQVESMKGIRLSEFVRDFLKERRYILVLDDVWSQNAWETIKYVFPDCNTASRVVLTTRIADVASSSCLAFHDFVHEMKPLSYEDSWTLFCNRTFQSNDCPSNLEEISRKILKKCEGLPLGIVAIGGVLALKDKDRIDEWEMILRGFGGEVDGSGELDRIRRILLLSYNDLPHHLKSCLLYLSIYPEDYPIRNVDNLLDTWIALGFIEEKEGMTATDIAMRYLKELINRSLIQVKDTWHDGKLKECGLHDFLLEIIVSKSKEQCFTTIATGYCTRWPDKVRHLAIHNFTDNPPLGFNSLNCLRSLKSFGYEDPLTTSFLSKFFCGGPKFLKVLNLAGAELDNIPKEVFKLVHLKFLDLSGTRVKVIPKSIGQLQNLEVLILAGTTITELPVEILKLRKLCVLIIGRVGDYSNNFALGGFKSPYGIGKLTFLERLAHIEADSGKIVREIGKLIQLRELSITKLRREDGKELLYSLLRLTNLRELHICSIKEEETLDLQHSISPKLGFLVRLWLNGRLERVPEWVISLQSLSTLVLLNSELSEDENAIGCLGHLSNLVELTLHGAYEGETYCVLRLEDSKNSRD, translated from the coding sequence ATGGCTGAGAGTGTTGTTGGCTTTCTAATCAAGCAGCTCTCCACCTTCCTTTCCCAAGAGAGCACGCTTTTGGGAGGATTTCGACCAGATGTTCAGTACATCAAAGATGAACTCGGGAGCATGAAGGCTTTCCTCAGACAAGCTGAAGCAAAGGAGGACAATGACTCTCAACTCCAAGAATGGGTAAAGCAGGTTCGAGAAGTTGCTTATGATACAGAGGATGTTCTCGATGATTTTGCCTTCCGCTTTGCTCGTGGACACGCAGGTGGATTCATTGGCCGTGTTGGAAAGATTTACAACTCAATAAAAAATCTGAAAGCCCGCCATCGGATTTCTTTGGAGATAAAAGATATCAAGGACCGGGTTGTAGAGATTTCTGCAATAAGGCATCAGAGGTACCAGTCTCTGTATGGTAATCAAGAAAGAGGCTCCAGCTCTTACAATGTGGCAAATGCAGAATATGATATTCGTGATCAAGCACTCCTAATTGAAGAAGCTAAGCTTGTTGGCATCGATCAGCCCAAAAAAGAGCTCATCTCCAAAATTCTTGATGGCCATTCCCACTTGAAAGTAGTTTCAGTGGTGGGAATGGGGGGACTCGGTAAGACCACCCTGGTGAAAAAAGTCTATGATGATGCTATTGTGAAGAAACAATTTCAGAGCCATGCCTGGATAActgtttctcaaaattttcatttcaatGTCATCATCAAGGACCTGATTCAACAATTGTACGAGGAAATCAGACAGCCGGTGCCTCCGCAAGTGGAATCCATGAAAGGTATTAGACTGAGTGAATTTGTCAGAGATTTCCTCAAAGAAAGAAGGTACATCCTTGTCCTTGATGATGTGTGGAGTCAAAATGCTTGGGAAACTATCAAATATGTATTTCCTGACTGCAATACTGCTAGTCGTGTTGTGTTGACAACACGAATAGCCGATGTAGCTTCTTCGTCTTGTTTGGCATTCCATGACTTTGTCCATGAGATGAAGCCTCTCTCTTATGAAGATTCTTGGACCCTTTTTTGCAATAGAACATTTCAGAGTAATGATTGCCCTTCAAATCTAGAAGAAATTTCTAGAAAAATACTGAAAAAATGTGAGGGCCTACCGCTTGGGATTGTTGCAATAGGTGGTGTTTTGGCTCTGAAGGACAAAGACAGGATAGATGAATGGGAGATGATTCTTCGTGGCTTTGGCGGCGAGGTAGATGGTAGCGGTGAGCTTGACAGAATTAGAAGGATACTCTTACTCAGCTACAACGATTTGCCTCACCATCTCAAAAGCTGCCTATTATATCTAAGCATCTATCCTGAAGATTATCCGATTAGGAATGTCGATAATTTACTTGATACATGGATAGCACTAGGATTTATAGAAGAGAAAGAAGGAATGACAGCCACTGATATTGCTATGAGATATCTAAAAGAACTCATCAACAGAAGTTTAATTCAAGTTAAGGACACATGGCATGATGGCAAATTGAAGGAATGTGGTCTTCATGATTTTCTGCTTGAAATCATTGTTTCAAAATCTAAAGAGCAGTGCTTCACAACCATAGCCACTGGATATTGCACGAGATGGCCTGACAAAGTTCGACACCTAGCAATTCATAACTTCACTGATAATCCTCCACTAGGCTTCAACAGCTTGAACTGTCTTCGATCCTTGAAATCATTCGGGTACGAAGATCCTCTCACTACTTCATTTTTGTCCAAGTTTTTTTGTGGTGGTCCCAAGTTCCTAAAGGTTTTAAATTTAGCGGGAGCTGAACTGGACAACATCCCAAAGGAAGTTTTCAAACTAGTTCATCTCAAGTTTCTAGATCTAAGTGGCACCAGAGTTAAAGTCATTCCAAAATCTATTGGGCAACTTCAAAACCTAGAAGTTTTAATTCTGGCTGGAACCACTATAACGGAGCTACCCGTGGAAATTCTAAAGCTAAGAAAACTCTGTGTCCTTATCATAGGAAGAGTGGGTGattattcaaataactttgcactaGGAGGCTTTAAATCTCCGTATGGAATTGGAAAGCTTACTTTCTTGGAGAGACTGGCACATATAGAAGCAGACAGTGGTAAAATAGTAAGGGAGATTGGGAAGCTCATTCAGTTGCGAGAATTATCCATCACAAAGCTGAGGAGAGAAGATGGAAAAGAGTTGCTCTACTCCCTCTTGAGGCTAACCAACCTTCGAGAGTTACACATCTGCTCCATTAAAGAAGAGGAGACTCTTGATCTCCAACATTCCATCTCTCCAAAGCTTGGATTTCTTGTAAGGTTGTGGTTGAATGGGCGTTTAGAGAGAGTACCAGAATGGGTAATATCACTTCAATCCTTGAGCACTTTAGTCTTGCTGAATAGTGAGTTGAGTGAAGATGAGAACGCAATAGGCTGCCTTGGACATTTGTCCAACTTGGTGGAACTTACTCTCCATGGTGCTTATGAAGGGGAGACATATTGTGTTTTAAGGCTGGAAGATTCCAAAAACTCCAGAGATTAG